Proteins encoded within one genomic window of Coffea eugenioides isolate CCC68of unplaced genomic scaffold, Ceug_1.0 ScVebR1_3132;HRSCAF=4286, whole genome shotgun sequence:
- the LOC113757553 gene encoding putative nuclease HARBI1, whose translation MDKEQNEVDGEYDNQQRKRQLVATEIVCHVINMIIARKLSHANYVDRPIGYWSAQCHLVREELLMQLSTNGYLSKVIRMGPETFRRLCDLLQTHGGLQPTQRATVQEQVVKFLHILTIPSKNITMSYFYRRSGETVSRHFHRVLRAVIALEDQFLQQPTGEQVPPEILNSARFYPYFKDCVGAIDGTHVRVKVPNIDAAKYRGRKEHPTQNVLATCSLNMRFTYVLPGWEGTASDSRIIKNALTREDKLIISNGKYYLVDAGFMLRRGLLTPYRNVRYHLKEYSSQQPQNFRELFNLGHSSLRNAIERAFGVLKKRFPIIGDTQPTYSVEIQSQIVLACCILHNFLMEFDPGLEYINEVDEELASQSPSKEESRDISAEKDHAQGEGLRNEIAMQMWNDYIL comes from the exons ATGGATAAGGAACAAAATGAAGTCGATGGAGAATATGACAATCAACAAAGGAAGCGACAATTGGTTGCTACTGAAATTGTTTGTCATGTAATAAACATGATAATTGCTCGAAAACTAAGTCATGCAAATTATGTGGATCGACCCATTGGATATTGGTCTGCACAATGTCATTTAGTACGAGAGGAATTATTGATGCAACTTAGTACAAATGGATATTTGAGTAAGGTTATCCGTATGGGGCCAGAAACTTTTAGGCGCTTATGTGACTTATTGCAAACACATGGTGGTCTACAACCTACTCAAAGAGCCACGGTGCAAGAGCAAGTTGTTAAATTTCTCCATATATTAACAATTCCCtcaaaaaatatcacaatgTCATACTTTTATCGGCGTTCTGGAGAAACTGTTAGTCGTCATTTTCATAGAGTTTTACGAGCAGTTATAGCATTGGAGGATCAATTTCTTCAGCAGCCTACGGGAGAACAAGTTCCTCCGGAAATACTTAATAGTGCAAGATTTTATCCATATTTTAAG GATTGTGTGGGTGCAATTGATGGAACCCATGTTCGCGTTAAGGTGCCTAATATTGATGCGGCAAAATATCGTGGTAGAAAAGAGCATCCAACACAAAATGTGCTTGCTACATGTTCTTTGAATATGAGATTCACATATGTTCTACCTGGTTGGGAGGGAACTGCATCAGATTCAAGGATCATAAAAAATGCGCTCACTAGAGAAGATAAATTAATCATTTCTAATG GTAAATATTATCTTGTTGATGCTGGATTCATGTTGAGAAGGGGACTTCTTACACCTTATAGAAATGTAAGGTACCACTTGAAGGAATACTCAAGTCAACAACCGCAAAACTTTCGAGAACTATTCAATTTGGGACATTCATCATTGCGTAATGCAATTGAGAGAGCATTCGGTGTCTTGAAAAAACGGTTTCCAATCATTGGAGATACTCAACCAACTTATAGTGTTGAAATACAATCACAAattgtgcttgcttgttgtATATTACATAATTTTCTCATGGAGTTTGACCCTGGCTTGGAGTACATTAATGAAGTAGATGAAGAATTGGCAAGTCAATCTCCATCGAAGGAGGAAAGCAGAGATATAAGTGCTGAAAAAGATCATGCTCAAGGAGAGGGTTTAAGGAATGAAATAGCAATGCAAATGTGGAATGATTATATACTTTGA